A region of Verrucomicrobiota bacterium DNA encodes the following proteins:
- a CDS encoding autotransporter-associated beta strand repeat-containing protein, with protein MNTKHQTISLKTLALLCLTGILLAGAALTTFAAPRSWAGNGSTPSWLDPLNWNEGALTSGDFLSFISPVTKPANSNDAPGRVVGSLTFGPGTSGYGLGGASLFITNGISNSSSSALNTISNSISFATPSAVGLVQATQTVLNAVASGSGALVFKGFLTNSAPSGAAAGTNVLVFGGTGDFGVSNVISGVAGLIKTGAGNLTLGAANTYGGNTVAGAMVDTLLLGGTIRAGANNVIPNGNGKGNLNITNATYDLNGTTQQSVDGLNGDSTAIVNNSSTVSNSTLSIGNGGSNSFWGGNITDPNWASGGIITVSNNNGGSTFFTAANAYHGMTRVQGGTLILTNNGTVLNSTNIYIANGRTLRIDNNSVGGNLTDRISDNALVILDNGVLGFYHNAAAGVNYSETLGTVIFTNNQSRIDLNQAAAGQTCTLTINNVVRYGSGWGYFSGTGLGLDTRSRIIFNNPGALTNVAMQLTPSGVPLGIIPWAYNGSDDLQRWVSTNNLNSPAILVANDYALNIPETQWDITNNVRLGYGQTLTGSRTVSSLNLGASAVALTRAGALPLDLGGSSLRIASGALMFGGDSTGIFQITNGTLTAGISAGTPAELMIYTRNTGTALPLNVGYSAPYIGSEIAASITDNGGGAVTVTKALGNPLVLSGNNTYSGGTTVANGGGTLIIGNGGTTGSVGTGDITNYSGEIYLNRSDDLPFTNVLRGTGGNFRKFNANNVIMTADSGSYAGTVYAYPGLTPDTGSLILAGGGRLTNAPITVRRSTFVVSNSVSANNTDRLGDGKAFTLEAGTFIYTNDGGGATNYSESVGGLTANYGFNTVVAAPPQANYRSRLTFSSWTRNNNSTLNIVAPGLGTNVTTGSATNLVVFTTAPGQQFGTFNPASVICGTEFAKYTTNISLVVTSVAPVLDTDFNSIGDAAGEANWRATNNLKLTSSAATTASRTVNTLNLTNGPTLTQAPNTYLTVSNAGILASGDANATITGGILNGGVAELIFHVMISTNNGNTLTVNSVITNSAYANLDLTKSGPGTLVLGGANVYSGLTRIGGGVLSVSQIGDAGSSSGLGTNIASGTYLRGGTLRYTGSGLATTARPFDVQGSGGTIEINDPNGNLTINAAVAGNSGGNYADLTKAGPGTLTLGGTTDNNSLHAIVQAGTLVLNKTVSGKALAGVSYVAPGATIKYGNTTYGDQILDSKNWGVLNMNGTLDLAGASDAIVWMTGSGNITNSASTPSFLTNGVGVASVNTLNITDGANSGGGTITLVKSGANILALSGNNTYSGKTLVQNGTLAIDDDSRLGAVPTTYVADQLTLGYIGTSGGFGTLLAARGNFSIAANRGITLATNGTLEAAYGATMTINSIITGTNNLTKTGPGTVVLANSGNNWTNGLTISGGTLKMGASGVIPYGFGIANVTVNGGSMGIGTASIQNFGTLDLNGFDTSVNGLTVNVTTPGVGGVVLNNAANTTNTLSVGYADVSTTLNGGLMDNNNSLGGVLALKKVGTNITILGNYTNTYSGGTILASGNLSINNDANLGAVPATPTTNITFMGGTLRNAASTTFPVVHANRIVNLTTSGGFLSSGFNTSPLVINGKITGPGFLGIAYESSTNVIANPLNDYTGNTIVGTNGYTHFYNNVARLRLGASEVIPNGPGKGNLLITNTSFVDLGGFTETVNGLSGFGTAVAGSVDNTSGNGNLIVGDADTTSVFDGVLKNTFGTLSLTKIGAGKLTLTSTNSYAGGTTNAGGILNINADTALGTAAPLVFSGNSALQEAANLTLSGSRSITINSGVTATNDDQGFNVAINGPISGAGSLTKVGSGTLSLYGANTYSGSTVVADGTLLITSSHQGGGAVAVNDGKVLTISFSGPEQTVPMTSLTLGTASGAALNFTGWAADPATASVWATNLVVNGTVTINLSGQFVAGAAIPLIRYTGAIGGSGFAGLQLGNLPRGVTATLQDNPGEVSLLITDASGISWTGALSPIWDVANTANWLFSGSGTMYQEPPGDAVTFGNGAIAYTVILSNNVAPLQIQFTNTDSPYTLTGTGMVTGAGLIIQNSPFTNTLSTTNTFTGGTLIKDGVLKMGISNALGAPSGPYLASISSGAALDLNGNFMESVTTKAVLINGRRGTDGAIVNSGAALTSHGVGSVTLGSDAALGSVNNYDVVGRLDGAGHHLDKIGGNRIGIRTGPVVNLNGITVSNGTLEVFVDLGGAPVEVQTNASLYLNGVVGGVVSNSTLTMHSGTFSVSGTASGWSGPVILQDGTNAFNPTIGNLSLFGPISGTSPLTKNGGNSLLLYNGANSWSGPTTNSSGVLYAYASGALPVDVVNNAIVAFVPSNGATIVYGKTLTGFGNLATASSALGTTIFTGTNLCSGGLQVNGGTMIITNGGYTTNALIVGYTNTVGSTLIIGAGGTVSATNLIVGLDTTNVTRLTALAGSTFTVGKGANSLFRVGGRTGPNVNNCSAFVNLAAMSNFTANVGQFMVGTDNSSGGTGNYDGTVFLATNNTITAANYVYLGFSTVVGGSPLTNTMVFGSGTNLLITPLAIVAHYKTSGYMYMNSGGNLTLSNTVAPYKTALLIATNNGTGNTTTGLVDMASGTISARLNSLAIGKKVNGGGTGNTRGTLNVGTNAANDIQVDNVELGYLDNATNANMLGIGTLNFGGGVMAISSNLTMATLIAYPAVVTNGYSAGNLNLTGGTVTLGGDVVVGVGYSSLILDGATLDLRPEGRPTNGLIGTALSPLSTNRFLSGTLRNIGELNGGTPLVKTGTGTLILDGTNTYTGLTLVSNGTLLVHGIINTNALVTYAGATLGGNGVIHGPVTIQNGATLSPGASIGILTVSNSLTIANGAVTVMEINKTGNVLTNDLARAATITYGGTLNLALSGSALQSGDAIKLFDASSAYVGAFTNITPATPGTGLVWNTNQLAVNGTLMVQGIPVITQDPVSQTSGTHLTAIFTAGAQGYPAPDYRWYFDTNTQVAGATSLTLTLNNLQLSQAGYYQLVASNLYGSATSAPAQLVITNTVTGPSVLVITPSPTNYVEVGYPVGFLATVSGTTPDIRWYLNSNFNTMVFMGAAYTNPVAQCVNNGEYYSVTASNELGVITSDAPVYVAVTDTNRPAFVTDLVQTTNTTGAGSNFTLSVTMAASCHAPVYTWYYNTNTVVTNGLFDVPNNINASLTLTNLQVSDSGKYIVTVTNSNGATNSMEVTLVVTNHSSVALGLLITPSPTNTVDAGNTAGFTATVTGGTSPIDFYWYKLPSLTVPVGTGNNFTSAVVTCLSEGDAYQVVASNIVGLVTSAVAYVEVRDLNVPAFTPAIVTTNVTLLQGTNFSVAVGVAASCNLATYRWYVNATNLLASQTTPTLSLASLKLNDAGIYTLIVSNNNGLSQIGTAAVVTVTYVVENPMVLTLGTTFQTTVTAELNRAYWLEARDSLTEGTWHLIIGVTNVTGPQVLQDVQATNGFRFYRIGSAPAP; from the coding sequence ATGAATACAAAACACCAAACTATCTCTTTAAAAACCCTGGCTCTTCTTTGCCTGACAGGAATCCTGCTGGCGGGTGCTGCGCTGACGACGTTTGCCGCCCCCCGGAGTTGGGCGGGCAATGGCAGTACCCCTTCTTGGCTGGATCCCCTTAACTGGAATGAGGGTGCCTTGACCAGCGGTGACTTTCTGAGTTTTATCAGCCCAGTGACAAAGCCAGCCAATTCAAATGATGCCCCCGGACGTGTGGTGGGGTCTCTGACGTTTGGGCCGGGAACCAGCGGATATGGCTTGGGTGGGGCATCGTTATTCATCACCAACGGCATCAGCAATTCCAGTTCCAGTGCTTTGAACACAATTAGCAACTCGATCTCGTTTGCCACTCCGTCGGCGGTCGGTCTTGTCCAAGCCACCCAGACCGTATTGAACGCCGTTGCCAGCGGCAGCGGCGCGCTGGTGTTCAAAGGGTTTCTGACCAACAGCGCTCCGTCGGGTGCGGCGGCAGGCACCAACGTGCTGGTGTTTGGCGGCACGGGTGATTTCGGGGTGAGTAATGTTATCTCGGGGGTCGCGGGGTTGATCAAAACCGGCGCGGGCAACCTCACGTTGGGGGCGGCCAATACCTATGGCGGCAACACGGTTGCCGGTGCCATGGTGGATACGCTGCTCTTGGGCGGCACCATTCGCGCGGGGGCCAATAACGTGATTCCCAACGGCAATGGCAAGGGCAACCTGAATATCACCAATGCCACGTACGACCTGAACGGCACCACCCAGCAGTCGGTGGATGGTTTGAATGGCGATAGCACGGCGATCGTGAACAACTCTTCGACAGTGAGCAATTCGACTCTCTCCATTGGCAATGGCGGCAGTAACTCATTCTGGGGTGGTAACATAACAGATCCCAATTGGGCTTCGGGAGGCATTATCACCGTCAGCAATAATAACGGAGGCAGCACTTTCTTCACGGCTGCCAATGCCTACCACGGGATGACCCGGGTGCAAGGCGGCACGTTGATTCTCACCAATAATGGCACGGTGCTGAATAGCACTAATATTTATATCGCCAACGGTAGAACGCTTCGTATTGATAACAATAGTGTGGGCGGCAATCTGACTGATCGTATTAGCGATAATGCCCTGGTTATTCTGGATAACGGCGTTTTGGGTTTCTACCATAACGCGGCCGCTGGTGTAAATTACAGCGAGACGCTCGGCACCGTCATCTTCACAAATAATCAGAGCCGGATTGACTTGAATCAAGCGGCGGCCGGGCAAACCTGTACGCTGACCATTAACAATGTGGTTCGCTATGGTTCAGGATGGGGTTATTTCAGCGGCACTGGATTGGGATTGGACACGCGTTCCCGCATCATCTTCAACAATCCCGGTGCCCTGACCAACGTCGCCATGCAGTTGACACCGTCCGGTGTGCCCTTGGGTATCATTCCCTGGGCCTACAATGGCAGTGATGATTTGCAACGTTGGGTCAGCACCAACAACCTGAATTCACCAGCCATCCTGGTTGCCAACGACTACGCGCTGAATATTCCCGAAACGCAATGGGACATCACGAATAACGTCCGGCTCGGTTACGGTCAGACGTTGACCGGCAGCCGCACAGTGAGCAGTCTGAACCTGGGGGCGTCGGCGGTGGCACTGACGCGAGCTGGCGCATTACCTTTGGATTTGGGTGGAAGCAGTTTGCGCATCGCGTCTGGAGCACTGATGTTTGGTGGTGATTCTACGGGCATTTTCCAGATTACGAATGGCACGTTGACGGCTGGCATTTCGGCAGGAACACCGGCGGAACTGATGATCTATACCCGCAATACGGGCACGGCGTTGCCACTCAACGTCGGGTATTCGGCCCCCTACATCGGTTCTGAAATCGCGGCCAGTATCACGGATAATGGCGGTGGGGCGGTTACAGTGACTAAAGCGCTGGGGAACCCGCTCGTATTGAGCGGTAACAATACCTATTCTGGAGGCACAACGGTTGCGAACGGCGGTGGCACCTTGATTATCGGTAATGGCGGCACCACGGGTTCGGTCGGAACGGGTGATATTACCAACTATAGCGGTGAAATTTATCTGAACCGCTCGGATGACCTTCCCTTTACCAATGTGCTGCGCGGCACCGGCGGCAATTTCCGCAAGTTTAATGCCAACAACGTTATCATGACGGCGGACAGCGGTTCCTATGCAGGTACGGTTTATGCCTATCCCGGCCTCACGCCGGATACTGGCAGCCTGATTCTTGCCGGGGGCGGGCGCCTAACCAACGCCCCAATCACTGTACGGCGTAGCACGTTTGTCGTTTCCAACTCGGTCTCTGCGAATAACACGGATCGTTTGGGCGATGGCAAAGCTTTTACGCTGGAAGCTGGCACCTTTATTTACACCAATGACGGTGGTGGTGCCACCAACTACTCCGAGTCTGTGGGTGGTCTCACAGCCAACTACGGCTTCAATACGGTGGTGGCGGCTCCGCCTCAGGCAAATTACCGGTCCCGCCTCACCTTCTCTTCCTGGACCCGTAACAATAACTCTACCTTGAATATTGTAGCTCCGGGGCTGGGCACGAATGTTACCACGGGTAGTGCCACAAACTTGGTGGTGTTCACCACCGCACCGGGCCAGCAGTTCGGCACCTTCAACCCGGCGTCCGTGATTTGCGGTACGGAGTTTGCCAAATACACGACCAATATCAGCTTGGTGGTAACCTCCGTTGCGCCAGTGCTTGATACGGACTTCAATTCCATTGGCGACGCTGCGGGAGAGGCTAATTGGCGGGCCACCAACAATCTCAAACTGACCAGCAGCGCGGCGACCACTGCCTCTCGAACGGTCAACACCCTCAACCTGACCAATGGGCCCACCCTGACTCAGGCCCCAAACACCTACCTCACCGTCTCCAACGCGGGTATTCTGGCCAGCGGCGATGCCAATGCCACCATCACCGGTGGCATCCTGAACGGCGGAGTGGCAGAACTCATCTTCCATGTCATGATCTCCACAAATAATGGCAACACGTTGACGGTCAATTCAGTCATCACGAATTCGGCGTATGCCAATCTCGATTTAACTAAGAGCGGCCCGGGCACACTGGTTCTGGGCGGGGCCAATGTTTACAGCGGCCTGACCCGTATCGGCGGCGGTGTGCTCAGTGTAAGTCAGATTGGCGATGCGGGTTCGTCCAGTGGCCTTGGAACCAACATTGCCAGCGGCACCTATCTCCGTGGTGGCACGCTCCGATACACCGGTTCCGGTCTCGCGACTACCGCCCGGCCTTTCGATGTGCAAGGCAGTGGCGGTACCATTGAAATTAACGATCCGAACGGAAACCTTACCATTAATGCGGCGGTGGCTGGCAATAGCGGTGGAAATTATGCCGATTTGACCAAAGCCGGTCCGGGCACGCTCACTTTGGGAGGCACCACGGATAACAACAGTCTTCACGCCATCGTTCAGGCGGGTACGTTGGTGCTCAACAAGACTGTGAGCGGGAAGGCTTTAGCTGGCGTTTCCTACGTGGCGCCCGGCGCGACCATCAAGTATGGCAACACCACGTACGGCGACCAGATTCTTGACAGTAAAAACTGGGGCGTTTTGAATATGAACGGCACCCTTGACCTTGCTGGTGCGAGTGATGCCATTGTATGGATGACGGGCAGCGGTAATATTACGAACAGCGCCAGCACACCCTCGTTCCTGACCAATGGCGTGGGCGTGGCTTCCGTCAATACGCTCAACATCACGGATGGGGCGAACAGCGGCGGTGGCACGATCACCCTGGTCAAGAGCGGCGCCAACATTTTGGCGTTGAGCGGCAACAACACCTACAGTGGCAAAACGCTGGTACAAAACGGCACCCTTGCGATTGACGATGACAGTAGGCTAGGTGCAGTGCCGACAACGTATGTGGCCGATCAGCTAACCTTGGGTTATATCGGAACCTCGGGTGGATTTGGAACACTGCTAGCCGCACGTGGCAATTTCAGCATTGCTGCCAATCGCGGCATCACCCTCGCAACCAATGGTACCTTGGAGGCTGCTTATGGTGCCACCATGACCATCAACAGCATCATTACCGGAACCAACAATCTGACCAAGACCGGGCCCGGCACTGTTGTTTTGGCCAATTCCGGCAACAACTGGACCAACGGTCTGACCATCAGCGGCGGCACACTCAAAATGGGCGCTTCGGGGGTAATTCCTTACGGCTTCGGCATTGCTAACGTGACGGTCAACGGCGGATCCATGGGGATCGGTACCGCGAGCATTCAGAATTTTGGTACGCTGGATTTGAATGGGTTCGACACCAGTGTCAACGGCTTGACGGTGAACGTGACCACCCCCGGAGTAGGTGGCGTGGTGTTGAATAACGCGGCCAATACGACTAATACGCTATCCGTTGGTTATGCGGACGTGTCCACCACTCTCAACGGTGGTCTCATGGATAATAACAATAGCCTCGGCGGGGTGTTGGCCCTCAAGAAAGTCGGGACCAATATCACGATTCTGGGTAACTACACCAACACCTATTCTGGCGGTACCATTCTTGCGAGCGGCAACCTCAGCATTAATAATGACGCCAATCTTGGTGCCGTGCCGGCCACGCCGACCACCAATATCACGTTCATGGGCGGTACCCTAAGAAATGCGGCTAGTACCACATTCCCTGTAGTGCATGCCAACCGCATCGTCAATCTCACCACAAGCGGTGGGTTCCTGTCCTCTGGCTTTAATACCAGTCCCTTGGTCATCAATGGCAAAATCACGGGACCGGGTTTTCTCGGGATCGCCTATGAGAGTTCGACGAATGTGATTGCCAATCCGCTCAACGACTATACGGGTAACACCATTGTGGGCACGAACGGGTACACCCATTTTTACAATAACGTGGCTCGCTTGCGACTGGGGGCGTCCGAGGTCATTCCCAACGGCCCCGGCAAAGGCAACCTGCTCATTACCAATACCAGTTTTGTGGACCTGGGTGGGTTTACCGAAACCGTCAATGGGCTCAGCGGCTTTGGGACTGCCGTGGCGGGTAGTGTGGATAACACCTCGGGTAATGGCAACCTCATCGTTGGCGATGCGGACACGACCTCGGTGTTCGATGGCGTGCTCAAGAATACCTTTGGCACGCTCAGCCTGACCAAGATTGGCGCAGGCAAGCTGACCCTGACCAGCACGAACTCCTATGCTGGCGGTACGACCAATGCAGGTGGTATCCTGAATATTAACGCGGATACTGCGCTTGGGACGGCAGCGCCGCTGGTCTTCTCGGGCAATAGCGCGCTCCAGGAAGCAGCCAATCTCACCCTTTCGGGCAGTCGCTCCATCACGATCAACAGCGGCGTGACTGCCACGAATGATGACCAGGGATTCAACGTCGCCATCAACGGACCCATCAGCGGAGCGGGTAGCCTTACCAAAGTTGGTTCGGGGACACTCAGCCTGTACGGTGCCAACACCTATTCGGGTAGCACTGTGGTTGCGGATGGCACCTTGCTGATTACGAGTTCGCACCAAGGTGGCGGGGCCGTTGCCGTCAACGACGGTAAAGTTTTAACGATCAGTTTCTCTGGTCCAGAGCAGACCGTTCCCATGACTTCGCTGACGTTGGGGACCGCAAGCGGTGCGGCGCTGAACTTCACCGGTTGGGCGGCTGATCCAGCCACGGCCTCGGTCTGGGCGACCAATCTGGTCGTCAACGGTACGGTCACGATTAATCTCAGCGGCCAGTTTGTGGCCGGTGCCGCCATTCCGCTCATCCGGTACACGGGCGCCATTGGCGGCAGTGGGTTTGCCGGTCTGCAACTGGGCAATCTACCACGCGGGGTTACAGCCACGTTACAGGATAATCCGGGTGAGGTATCGCTGCTCATCACCGATGCCTCGGGTATTTCCTGGACGGGTGCGCTCAGTCCGATTTGGGATGTTGCCAACACTGCGAACTGGCTGTTCTCTGGCAGTGGTACCATGTATCAGGAGCCTCCGGGCGACGCAGTAACCTTCGGTAATGGGGCGATCGCCTACACGGTGATACTGAGCAATAATGTGGCGCCTTTGCAGATTCAGTTCACCAATACCGACTCCCCCTACACTCTCACCGGCACAGGAATGGTGACGGGCGCGGGGTTGATCATTCAAAATTCTCCGTTCACCAATACCCTCAGCACCACCAATACCTTTACGGGCGGTACGCTGATCAAGGATGGTGTGCTCAAGATGGGTATTTCCAATGCGCTGGGTGCTCCTTCCGGGCCGTATCTGGCCTCCATCAGTTCCGGTGCCGCATTGGACTTGAACGGTAATTTTATGGAAAGTGTGACGACCAAGGCCGTGTTGATCAATGGCCGCCGGGGCACCGATGGCGCAATTGTAAACAGTGGTGCCGCGTTGACGTCACATGGCGTGGGGAGTGTCACGCTGGGCAGCGATGCCGCACTGGGATCTGTCAATAATTATGACGTGGTCGGCCGCTTGGATGGCGCCGGGCATCACTTGGATAAGATTGGCGGTAACAGGATTGGCATTCGCACCGGGCCGGTGGTTAACCTGAATGGCATCACCGTCAGCAATGGAACTTTGGAAGTATTCGTTGATTTGGGCGGCGCACCCGTCGAAGTGCAGACCAACGCCTCATTATACTTGAATGGCGTAGTGGGTGGCGTGGTGTCCAATTCCACACTTACGATGCATTCCGGTACCTTCTCGGTCTCTGGAACCGCCAGCGGTTGGTCCGGCCCGGTCATCCTGCAGGATGGCACAAATGCCTTTAATCCCACCATTGGCAACTTAAGTCTCTTCGGCCCCATCAGCGGCACTTCACCGTTGACAAAAAATGGCGGGAATAGTCTGTTACTTTACAATGGCGCGAACAGTTGGAGCGGCCCCACCACCAACAGTTCAGGGGTGCTCTATGCCTACGCTAGTGGCGCATTGCCGGTGGATGTGGTCAACAACGCCATTGTGGCCTTTGTGCCCAGCAACGGCGCTACCATCGTTTACGGGAAGACGCTGACCGGTTTCGGCAATCTTGCCACGGCCTCCAGCGCCCTGGGTACCACCATCTTTACCGGTACGAACCTGTGTAGTGGCGGGTTGCAGGTCAATGGCGGCACCATGATCATCACCAATGGCGGATATACCACCAACGCGCTCATTGTGGGTTACACGAATACGGTCGGCAGCACACTGATCATCGGGGCAGGCGGCACAGTCAGCGCCACCAACTTGATTGTGGGGTTGGATACCACCAACGTCACCCGCCTCACCGCGTTGGCAGGCAGTACCTTCACGGTCGGTAAAGGTGCCAACAGCCTGTTCCGCGTGGGCGGACGCACCGGCCCCAATGTGAACAACTGTTCAGCCTTTGTGAACCTTGCCGCGATGTCCAATTTCACAGCTAATGTCGGGCAGTTCATGGTGGGCACCGATAACAGTTCGGGTGGCACGGGTAATTACGATGGGACGGTATTTCTGGCGACCAACAATACCATCACGGCGGCCAACTACGTTTATCTGGGCTTCAGCACCGTGGTTGGTGGCTCTCCGCTTACCAATACGATGGTTTTCGGCAGCGGCACCAACCTGCTCATTACCCCGCTGGCGATCGTAGCACATTACAAGACCAGTGGCTATATGTACATGAATAGCGGCGGGAATTTGACGCTCAGCAACACTGTGGCTCCCTACAAGACAGCGTTGCTCATCGCCACCAATAATGGCACAGGCAATACGACCACTGGTTTGGTAGATATGGCCAGCGGAACAATCAGCGCTCGCCTGAACAGCTTGGCCATCGGAAAAAAGGTGAACGGCGGCGGAACGGGAAATACGCGTGGCACCTTGAATGTTGGCACCAATGCCGCCAACGATATCCAAGTGGATAATGTGGAACTCGGTTACTTGGACAATGCCACCAATGCCAACATGCTGGGCATCGGCACCCTGAACTTCGGTGGCGGCGTTATGGCTATCAGTTCCAATCTCACCATGGCGACACTGATTGCCTACCCGGCAGTGGTCACCAATGGTTATTCCGCTGGTAACCTCAACCTCACAGGGGGAACGGTGACGCTTGGTGGCGATGTCGTGGTTGGGGTGGGATATAGTTCACTGATTCTTGATGGTGCCACGTTGGATCTGCGTCCGGAAGGGCGTCCGACCAACGGGCTCATTGGAACCGCTCTCTCGCCTCTCAGCACGAATCGTTTTCTGAGCGGGACGCTGCGGAATATAGGCGAGCTTAACGGCGGCACTCCGCTGGTGAAGACGGGCACCGGTACCTTGATCTTGGATGGCACCAACACTTATACCGGTCTGACCTTGGTCAGCAACGGCACGTTGCTGGTTCACGGCATCATTAACACCAATGCGCTGGTGACCTACGCGGGGGCCACCCTTGGCGGTAACGGCGTCATCCACGGTCCGGTGACCATCCAAAATGGCGCCACCCTCAGCCCGGGGGCCTCCATTGGCATCCTGACGGTCAGCAACTCCCTGACCATTGCCAATGGCGCGGTGACGGTCATGGAAATCAACAAGACCGGCAACGTCCTGACCAATGACCTGGCGCGGGCCGCCACCATCACTTATGGCGGCACGTTGAATCTGGCACTCAGCGGTTCGGCCTTGCAATCCGGGGATGCCATCAAACTCTTTGACGCCTCCTCGGCCTATGTGGGCGCATTCACCAATATCACCCCGGCTACCCCGGGGACCGGCTTGGTGTGGAACACCAACCAGTTGGCGGTCAATGGCACGCTGATGGTGCAAGGCATCCCGGTCATCACCCAAGACCCGGTCAGCCAGACCAGCGGCACGCATCTGACGGCGATCTTTACTGCCGGGGCACAGGGCTATCCGGCGCCGGATTACCGGTGGTACTTCGATACCAATACGCAGGTGGCGGGTGCTACCAGCCTGACCCTGACACTCAACAACCTGCAACTGAGCCAGGCAGGGTACTACCAGTTGGTGGCCAGCAACCTATATGGTTCCGCCACGAGCGCGCCGGCCCAGTTAGTGATTACCAATACCGTCACGGGGCCCAGCGTTTTAGTGATTACGCCTTCACCCACCAACTACGTTGAAGTGGGTTATCCAGTGGGCTTCCTGGCCACTGTGTCGGGGACCACGCCAGACATCCGTTGGTACTTGAATTCAAACTTCAATACCATGGTGTTCATGGGGGCGGCCTATACCAACCCGGTGGCCCAGTGCGTGAACAACGGGGAGTACTACAGTGTTACCGCCAGCAATGAACTGGGTGTGATCACCAGTGACGCCCCGGTTTATGTGGCAGTGACGGACACCAATCGTCCGGCATTTGTGACGGATCTGGTTCAAACCACCAACACCACCGGCGCGGGTTCAAACTTCACACTCTCGGTGACCATGGCGGCGAGCTGTCATGCCCCAGTGTACACGTGGTACTACAATACCAATACCGTGGTGACCAATGGCCTTTTTGACGTGCCGAATAATATCAATGCCTCACTGACCTTAACCAACCTGCAAGTGAGCGATTCGGGCAAATACATCGTGACGGTCACGAATAGTAACGGGGCCACCAATAGTATGGAAGTGACCCTGGTGGTAACCAACCACTCCAGTGTGGCGCTTGGCTTGCTGATCACCCCGTCGCCGACCAACACGGTAGATGCGGGCAACACGGCGGGATTCACCGCCACAGTGACGGGTGGCACATCGCCGATTGACTTCTACTGGTACAAGCTGCCGAGCCTGACCGTGCCGGTGGGCACCGGCAACAACTTCACCAGCGCGGTGGTGACGTGCCTAAGCGAAGGGGATGCGTATCAGGTGGTGGCCAGCAATATCGTCGGCCTGGTGACCAGCGCGGTGGCCTATGTGGAAGTGCGGGACCTCAACGTCCCGGCGTTCACTCCGGCGATCGTGACCACCAATGTGACGCTGTTGCAAGGGACGAACTTCAGCGTCGCGGTGGGTGTGGCGGCCTCCTGCAATCTGGCGACCTACCGCTGGTACGTGAATGCGACGAACCTGTTGGCGAGCCAAACCACGCCGACGCTGAGCCTGGCGAGCCTGAAGCTCAATGATGCGGGTATCTATACGCTGATTGTGTCGAATAACAACGGGTTATCCCAAATTGGGACCGCGGCGGTGGTGACGGTAACATACGTGGTGGAGAACCCGATGGTGTTGACGCTGGGGACAACGTTCCAAACGACGGTGACGGCGGAGCTGAACCGGGCGTACTGGCTGGAAGCCCGGGACAGCCTGACGGAAGGAACGTGGCACCTCATCATCGGGGTGACGAACGTGACGGGACCGCAGGTATTGCAAGACGTGCAGGCGACGAATGGCTTTAGATTCTACCGGATCGGCAGCGCGCCTGCGCCATAA